From a single Okeanomitos corallinicola TIOX110 genomic region:
- a CDS encoding ion channel yields MKLKFKRFFKNKKKQIIPRRYLKINDGKVEILGMGAWHSHWQDPYHLLLTIPWTGFLLLIFIFYIAINLLFALAYLLGGDCIANAQPGSFADAFFFSVQTLASIGYGAMYPTTIYANIIVTIEAIIGLMTIAVITGLAFARFSQPTARVIFSKLAVITQHDGVNTLMFRTANQRRNMILEANIKVYLMRDEVTAEGQFIRRIHNLQLISNQTPNFSLSWSVMHAIDNNSPLYGMTLDSLIKTHSSLIVSLTGIDETVVQLVHARHVYGIKDIRWHHEFVDIIHYTSDGHRYIDYEHFHDVLPVEK; encoded by the coding sequence ATGAAATTGAAATTCAAGAGATTTTTTAAAAACAAAAAAAAGCAGATTATTCCCAGAAGATACCTGAAAATAAACGATGGCAAAGTTGAAATTCTGGGTATGGGTGCATGGCATTCACATTGGCAAGACCCTTACCATTTATTATTAACAATTCCCTGGACTGGTTTCTTACTGCTGATTTTTATTTTTTATATAGCTATTAATTTGTTATTTGCATTAGCTTATTTATTAGGTGGAGATTGTATAGCAAATGCTCAACCTGGTTCTTTTGCAGATGCCTTTTTCTTTAGTGTCCAAACTTTAGCATCTATTGGTTATGGTGCTATGTATCCAACAACGATTTATGCCAATATCATAGTTACCATTGAAGCAATCATTGGTTTAATGACAATTGCCGTAATTACAGGATTAGCCTTTGCTCGTTTTTCACAACCAACTGCGCGTGTGATATTTAGTAAATTAGCTGTAATTACCCAACATGATGGAGTTAATACGTTAATGTTTCGCACTGCTAATCAGCGTCGGAATATGATTTTAGAAGCAAATATTAAAGTTTATTTAATGCGCGATGAAGTCACAGCAGAAGGTCAATTTATCCGTCGGATTCACAATTTACAATTAATCAGTAATCAGACACCTAATTTTTCTTTGTCTTGGTCAGTTATGCACGCAATTGATAATAATAGTCCTTTGTATGGCATGACATTAGATTCATTAATTAAGACTCATTCTTCATTGATTGTATCTTTGACTGGGATTGATGAAACTGTAGTTCAGTTAGTTCATGCTCGTCATGTTTACGGGATTAAAGATATTCGCTGGCATCATGAGTTTGTTGATATTATTCATTACACTTCTGATGGACATCGTTATATTGATTATGAGCATTTTCATGATGTTTTGCCTGTGGAAAAATGA
- a CDS encoding endonuclease/exonuclease/phosphatase family protein, which yields MALTAGNIAFVGFNADGNDNIAFVALVDINPNEVIIFEDNEWNGTAWNDTNEGAFSWTSDSLISAGTIIRIDNIGSGEITSSTGTITQPVAERGNNRGLSASGEVLYAYQGDGNSPTFITAIAAGGFSESNGTLTNTGLTAGVNALDLSSLVANGADIAAFNSDRTGAADFADYLPIINNPSNWIAQDGSGDQSIDTVAPDVPFSNTAFTLATAASIKIHTIQGAGHTSPLLGQIVTDVPGIVTAVDSNGFYFQDPNPDDNIATSEAIFVFTGSAPPVSVGDAITVTGTVSEFTPGGTSTGNLSTTQISGNPTITILSSGNALPSAVILGAGGRVLPFQVIDDDGLTSFDPTTDGIDFWESVEGMRVTATDLIAVSPTNRFGEIYTVADNGAGATGLSERGTINIAPDDFNPERIQIDADNGVFDFAFPNVNVGDRLGDVTGVVTYNFGNFEIIPTEDFVGNIQSANLQPEVTTLTQDSDTLAIATYNVLNLDPNDGDGDFDLTDSRFNAIANQIVNNLQSPDIIGLQEIQDNSGSTNDGIFSASLTLQTLIDAITAAGGPTYQFIDNTFISNNNSGGQPGANIRNAFLYNDSRVDLVADSVQTVPSSSFAAFTDTRLPLIANFAFNGEEITVVNNHFSSKGGSSPLFGVNQPSVGGESAGNGQEDITINGSLDQRRAQAEAINDFVDGILATNPNSNIVVVGDLNEFEFISPLSILAGDDNPVLTNLTNTLPENERYTFIFDGNSQSLDHILVSNNLSANAQVDIVHVNSEFVDNEERASDHDPILVTLTIAENTDNPNNPGFPSVGTPGNDDIFPIAGSSFDGVQDILFTGAGSDSVDLLLGALANAGDNRINLGSDDDTIYINRRDRVFGSSGNDEFDATDAQGGNRMSGGAGDDVFYLGSNDRVLGGDGNDSFFVQAGGGNLISGGDGNDQFWIVNVEPPQAANTIVDFQVGIDVIGINGAVSLGITTSTLQLSQVGADTQISFDNQTLAVLIGIQAVSLDVTDSQQFVLV from the coding sequence ATGGCACTTACCGCTGGAAATATCGCCTTTGTTGGGTTTAACGCCGATGGTAATGACAACATTGCTTTTGTGGCATTAGTTGATATTAACCCTAACGAAGTAATTATTTTTGAAGATAACGAGTGGAACGGTACTGCTTGGAATGATACAAATGAAGGCGCTTTTAGCTGGACATCTGACAGTTTAATCTCCGCAGGAACTATCATCCGCATTGATAATATTGGTTCTGGAGAGATTACTTCCAGCACAGGAACAATTACCCAACCCGTAGCAGAACGAGGCAATAATAGGGGACTGAGTGCCAGTGGTGAAGTGCTTTATGCTTATCAGGGAGATGGAAATTCACCCACATTTATTACAGCAATCGCCGCAGGTGGTTTTAGTGAAAGCAATGGAACACTCACTAATACAGGTTTAACCGCTGGAGTAAATGCCTTAGATTTATCATCTTTAGTAGCTAATGGCGCGGATATTGCTGCTTTTAACAGTGATAGAACAGGTGCTGCTGATTTTGCTGACTATTTACCAATTATCAATAATCCTAGCAATTGGATTGCTCAAGATGGTTCTGGTGATCAAAGTATTGATACAGTAGCCCCAGATGTACCTTTTAGTAACACAGCCTTTACCTTAGCTACTGCTGCATCCATCAAAATTCATACCATTCAAGGAGCAGGTCACACATCGCCTTTACTGGGGCAAATTGTCACAGATGTACCAGGTATTGTTACTGCTGTTGACTCCAATGGGTTTTATTTCCAAGACCCCAACCCTGATGATAATATTGCTACTTCTGAAGCCATTTTTGTCTTTACCGGTAGCGCTCCTCCAGTCAGCGTTGGTGATGCTATTACTGTGACAGGTACAGTCAGTGAATTTACTCCCGGTGGAACAAGTACAGGCAATCTTTCCACTACCCAAATTAGTGGCAATCCCACAATCACCATCCTCTCCAGTGGTAATGCTTTACCCAGTGCGGTTATTCTTGGTGCAGGTGGTCGAGTGCTTCCATTCCAGGTCATTGACGACGATGGACTCACATCCTTTGACCCCACCACTGACGGGATTGATTTCTGGGAATCTGTGGAAGGAATGAGAGTTACAGCTACAGATTTAATTGCTGTGAGTCCTACCAACAGGTTTGGAGAAATTTATACCGTTGCTGATAATGGTGCGGGTGCAACTGGTTTAAGTGAACGTGGCACAATTAACATTGCACCGGACGACTTTAACCCCGAACGCATCCAAATTGACGCAGATAATGGTGTGTTTGATTTTGCCTTCCCCAATGTGAATGTTGGTGATAGGTTGGGTGATGTCACTGGTGTGGTTACATATAACTTTGGTAACTTTGAGATCATTCCCACAGAAGACTTTGTTGGTAATATTCAGTCTGCTAATTTGCAACCTGAAGTTACTACTTTGACTCAGGATAGTGATACTTTAGCCATTGCCACTTACAATGTTCTTAACCTTGATCCTAACGATGGTGATGGTGATTTTGATCTTACTGATAGTCGCTTTAATGCGATCGCAAATCAAATCGTTAATAATCTCCAAAGTCCTGATATCATTGGTTTACAGGAGATTCAAGACAATAGTGGCAGTACCAATGATGGAATTTTCAGTGCCAGTCTAACTCTACAAACCCTGATAGATGCGATCACCGCCGCAGGTGGCCCCACTTACCAATTCATTGACAATACTTTCATTAGCAATAACAACAGTGGTGGACAGCCCGGTGCAAATATCCGTAACGCTTTCCTATACAATGACAGTCGTGTGGATTTGGTAGCAGATTCTGTTCAAACAGTACCCTCTTCTAGTTTTGCTGCTTTCACTGACACTCGCTTACCGCTAATAGCCAACTTCGCTTTTAATGGTGAAGAGATCACAGTAGTTAACAATCACTTCTCATCTAAAGGTGGTAGTAGTCCATTATTTGGTGTAAATCAACCTTCTGTCGGTGGTGAATCTGCTGGTAATGGCCAGGAAGATATTACAATTAATGGATCTTTAGATCAGCGTCGCGCTCAAGCTGAAGCGATAAATGATTTTGTAGACGGGATTTTGGCAACTAATCCTAATTCTAATATCGTTGTCGTCGGTGATTTAAATGAGTTTGAATTTATTTCACCTTTGAGTATTTTGGCAGGTGATGATAATCCTGTTTTAACTAACCTCACCAATACTTTGCCAGAAAATGAACGCTATACTTTCATCTTTGATGGTAATTCCCAATCCCTTGACCACATTTTGGTGAGCAATAATTTGAGTGCAAATGCCCAAGTTGACATTGTTCATGTTAATAGTGAGTTTGTAGACAATGAGGAACGAGCAAGTGACCACGACCCAATTTTAGTAACCCTGACAATCGCTGAAAATACTGATAACCCTAATAACCCTGGATTTCCTTCCGTTGGTACACCCGGTAATGATGACATCTTCCCCATTGCCGGCAGCAGCTTTGATGGTGTACAAGATATTCTGTTTACTGGAGCAGGTAGTGACTCTGTAGACCTATTGCTGGGAGCTTTAGCTAATGCAGGGGATAACCGCATTAATCTAGGTAGTGACGATGATACTATCTATATCAATCGCAGAGATAGAGTTTTCGGTAGCAGTGGTAATGACGAATTTGATGCTACTGATGCTCAAGGTGGAAACCGGATGTCTGGTGGTGCAGGTGATGATGTTTTCTATCTGGGAAGCAATGACCGAGTTTTAGGTGGTGATGGTAATGATAGTTTCTTTGTGCAAGCAGGTGGTGGTAACTTAATTTCTGGTGGTGATGGTAATGATCAATTCTGGATTGTGAATGTTGAACCACCACAAGCTGCTAATACCATTGTTGATTTCCAAGTTGGGATTGATGTGATTGGTATTAATGGTGCTGTCAGTTTGGGTATTACTACATCTACTTTGCAATTAAGTCAGGTGGGTGCTGATACTCAGATTAGTTTTGATAATCAAACTCTGGCTGTTTTGATTGGTATTCAAGCTGTGAGTTTGGATGTAACTGATTCTCAGCAGTTTGTGTTGGTGTAA
- a CDS encoding adenosine deaminase, with product MALYAELHRHLGGSVVPRVLWRYFERHATDLISRFSEYSEFEDFYTRPRNTLDEYLELHTLVESVQTVETLPYFIYRLLRGAYIFENLAYLELRYTPYLRTPEHLNQNERIDKMAEIVEVVGKASCSLEYPIVNSQILCMHSRLPFEVNKAIVDLAAANREYVCAVDVAGGDRNYAERMSEWISLYDYARSLGLNTTGHLYETQDGCYPELLPYLMRIGHGIQIPLLYPELLPELARRGQCLEVCPTTYLKTGTLQDIRQLKVVFDRCFDAGVDIAICTDNAGLHNVRLPFEYENLLTYDIINFQQLKACQDAAFRHAFAWPHSQHPASLLTGLLKPEPAKVLV from the coding sequence ATGGCCTTATACGCTGAGTTACATAGACACCTGGGGGGTTCTGTCGTCCCCCGTGTGTTGTGGCGGTATTTTGAGCGCCATGCTACGGATTTAATTTCTCGGTTTAGTGAATATTCGGAATTTGAAGACTTTTACACCCGTCCTCGTAACACTTTAGATGAGTATTTGGAATTGCATACTTTAGTGGAAAGTGTGCAAACAGTGGAGACATTACCGTATTTTATTTATCGCTTATTGCGTGGTGCGTATATCTTTGAAAATTTAGCTTATTTAGAACTACGTTATACTCCCTATTTACGCACTCCTGAACATCTAAATCAAAACGAAAGAATTGATAAGATGGCGGAAATTGTGGAAGTTGTGGGTAAAGCTAGTTGTTCTTTAGAATATCCCATTGTTAATAGTCAAATTCTCTGTATGCACTCTCGTTTACCTTTTGAGGTGAATAAGGCAATTGTAGATTTAGCAGCAGCAAATAGAGAATATGTTTGTGCAGTGGATGTGGCTGGAGGCGATCGCAATTATGCTGAAAGAATGTCAGAATGGATTAGTTTATATGATTATGCCCGTTCTTTAGGTTTAAATACCACTGGACATCTTTACGAAACTCAGGATGGTTGTTATCCAGAACTTTTACCTTATTTAATGCGAATTGGTCATGGTATCCAAATTCCTTTATTGTACCCGGAATTATTACCGGAGTTAGCTAGGAGAGGACAATGTTTAGAAGTTTGTCCGACGACTTATTTAAAAACAGGAACTTTACAGGATATCAGGCAATTAAAAGTAGTTTTTGATCGCTGTTTTGATGCAGGGGTTGATATTGCTATCTGTACAGATAATGCGGGTTTACATAATGTCCGTTTACCCTTTGAGTATGAAAATTTATTGACTTACGACATTATTAATTTCCAACAGTTAAAAGCTTGTCAGGATGCAGCTTTCCGTCATGCTTTTGCTTGGCCACATAGTCAACATCCAGCTTCTTTATTAACTGGGTTATTGAAACCTGAACCAGCTAAAGTTTTGGTTTAA
- a CDS encoding Rpn family recombination-promoting nuclease/putative transposase, with the protein MRRDSIFYKLFQQSPSLLFQLLQNPPANAEDYRFDSVAVKEPKFEIDGVFLPPENENRGVVYFSEVQFQKDEFLYERVFAESALYFYRNRQRFSDWQIVIIYPSRNTEQSDIYPHRTLLNGEQFHRIYLDELGDIRQLPIWVALMVLTTLEKSQAPEEARYLLTRIKQEIPTPSSQVIIEMITTIIAYKFENLTRIEAEAMLGITFEETRLYRDIREEAREKGREEGREEGREEGREEGLEQATVNLVNRLLTKRFGELSPEIRAQISALSLPVLENLSEALLDFSSIADLQSWLGEVKN; encoded by the coding sequence ATGCGTCGAGATTCAATTTTTTATAAACTCTTTCAACAATCTCCCTCTCTATTATTTCAACTTCTGCAAAACCCTCCAGCTAATGCAGAAGATTATCGTTTTGATTCCGTAGCAGTCAAAGAACCAAAATTTGAAATTGATGGAGTATTTTTACCACCAGAAAATGAAAATAGGGGTGTTGTTTATTTTTCGGAGGTGCAGTTTCAAAAAGATGAATTTCTTTATGAAAGAGTATTTGCCGAATCTGCACTATATTTTTATCGCAACCGTCAGAGGTTTAGTGATTGGCAAATTGTTATAATTTACCCATCCCGGAATACAGAACAAAGCGATATTTACCCCCATCGTACTTTATTAAATGGTGAACAATTCCATCGTATCTATTTAGATGAATTGGGAGATATTCGTCAATTACCTATCTGGGTAGCATTGATGGTTCTGACAACCTTAGAAAAAAGTCAAGCACCAGAGGAAGCACGGTATTTGTTAACAAGAATTAAACAAGAAATACCAACGCCATCAAGTCAAGTCATAATAGAAATGATCACAACGATCATCGCTTATAAATTTGAGAACTTAACCCGCATTGAGGCTGAAGCTATGTTAGGAATTACATTTGAAGAAACACGACTGTATCGGGATATTAGAGAAGAAGCAAGGGAAAAAGGAAGGGAAGAAGGAAGGGAAGAAGGAAGGGAAGAAGGAAGGGAAGAAGGGTTAGAACAAGCAACAGTTAATTTAGTTAACCGACTATTAACTAAGCGATTTGGAGAATTATCTCCAGAAATACGCGCTCAAATTTCTGCTTTATCATTACCTGTACTGGAAAATTTGAGCGAGGCTTTGCTAGATTTTAGCAGTATTGCTGATTTACAAAGTTGGTTAGGAGAGGTGAAAAATTAG
- the mutL gene encoding DNA mismatch repair endonuclease MutL produces MASTIQALPTEVVYLITAGEVIDSFASVVRELVENSLDAGATRIVISLWPQNWRVRVADNGWGMNLDDLQQAATAHSTSKIYSPDDLWKITSLGFRGEALHSLTTLADLEILSRPMGGYEGWQIVYNDSGEILEKKVAAIAPGTVVTVDNLFANYSARRQGLPNATQQMKAVQGIIQQIALCHPHVTFQVSQNDKQWFTICPAASVGKLIPQILPQIKPGDLKEVDLEIPKTESKITLVIGLPDRCHRHRPDWVKIAINGRMIKCPELEQTIFSAFHKTLPRDRYPVCFLHLTVSPDQINWNRNPSKTEIYLNEIEYWQEKVTSAINQSIRISEANIKESVHTSRVSNLLKVAESKGSYNFNSQSENKTTQNYLKAVAQVSNMYIVAEHSGGMWLVEQHIAHERVLYEKLCDNWEIVPVESPIILYQLSSAQVEQLERINLDIEPFGEKLWAVRSIPTMLKIREDIAEALLELSWGGDLQTAQVAVACRSAVRNGTPMNLPEMQQLLNDWQNTRNPRTCPHGRPIYLSLEESALSKFFRRHWVVGKSHGI; encoded by the coding sequence ATGGCATCTACTATTCAAGCTTTACCGACAGAAGTTGTTTATTTAATTACCGCTGGGGAAGTAATTGATAGTTTTGCTTCGGTTGTGAGGGAATTAGTAGAGAATTCTTTAGATGCTGGTGCAACCCGTATAGTAATTTCTCTGTGGCCGCAAAATTGGCGAGTCCGTGTAGCTGATAACGGTTGGGGAATGAACTTAGATGATTTGCAACAAGCAGCAACCGCACACAGTACCAGTAAAATTTACTCTCCTGATGATTTGTGGAAAATTACCAGTTTAGGGTTTCGTGGTGAAGCATTACATAGTTTAACAACCTTAGCAGATTTAGAAATTCTCAGTCGTCCTATGGGGGGATATGAAGGATGGCAAATTGTTTATAATGATAGTGGAGAAATATTAGAAAAAAAAGTTGCAGCGATCGCACCTGGTACTGTAGTTACAGTTGATAATTTATTTGCTAATTATTCCGCACGTCGTCAAGGTTTACCCAATGCTACACAGCAAATGAAAGCTGTCCAAGGGATAATACAACAAATTGCTTTGTGTCATCCTCATGTTACTTTTCAGGTGTCGCAAAATGATAAACAATGGTTTACGATTTGTCCTGCTGCGAGTGTAGGTAAATTAATTCCCCAAATTTTACCCCAAATTAAACCCGGTGATTTAAAAGAAGTTGATTTAGAAATACCTAAAACCGAATCTAAAATTACCTTAGTCATTGGTTTACCCGATAGATGTCACCGTCATCGTCCTGATTGGGTAAAAATAGCAATTAACGGCAGAATGATTAAATGTCCAGAATTAGAACAGACGATATTTTCAGCCTTTCATAAAACCTTACCACGCGATCGCTATCCAGTTTGTTTTTTACATCTGACAGTTTCCCCCGACCAAATCAACTGGAATCGTAACCCTTCCAAAACAGAAATTTACCTGAATGAGATTGAATATTGGCAAGAAAAAGTAACATCAGCAATTAACCAAAGTATCCGTATTTCTGAAGCGAATATTAAAGAATCAGTTCATACATCAAGAGTGAGTAATTTACTCAAAGTTGCCGAATCAAAAGGTAGTTATAACTTTAATTCTCAGTCAGAAAATAAAACAACTCAAAATTATTTAAAAGCAGTTGCTCAAGTTAGCAATATGTACATAGTTGCTGAACATTCTGGAGGAATGTGGTTAGTAGAACAACACATAGCCCATGAAAGAGTATTATATGAAAAATTATGTGATAATTGGGAAATTGTCCCTGTAGAAAGTCCGATTATTCTTTATCAATTATCATCTGCACAGGTGGAACAACTAGAAAGAATTAACTTAGATATTGAACCTTTTGGAGAAAAACTTTGGGCTGTACGCAGTATTCCCACCATGTTAAAAATCCGAGAAGATATAGCCGAAGCATTATTAGAATTAAGTTGGGGAGGAGACTTACAAACAGCCCAAGTTGCAGTAGCTTGTCGCAGTGCAGTTCGTAATGGTACACCCATGAATTTACCAGAAATGCAGCAATTATTAAATGATTGGCAAAATACCCGTAACCCCCGCACCTGTCCCCACGGTCGGCCTATTTATTTATCATTAGAAGAATCTGCATTATCAAAATTTTTCCGTCGTCATTGGGTAGTGGGTAAAAGTCATGGAATTTGA
- a CDS encoding WD40 repeat domain-containing protein encodes MNALRQFEFAQLEALMAAMHSGKELKNIVKDGRPLEKYPAFSPIYALNTIVDNIKEINQFQGHQGYVISVSFSPDGKTIATASDDNTARLWPVRYLDRALKDGCVWLQDYLQNNTGLSEEERRLCDDI; translated from the coding sequence ATGAATGCTTTAAGGCAATTTGAGTTTGCCCAGTTAGAGGCACTAATGGCTGCTATGCACAGTGGCAAAGAACTAAAAAATATCGTTAAAGATGGTCGTCCCCTGGAAAAATACCCAGCTTTTAGCCCTATTTACGCCCTGAATACTATTGTTGACAATATTAAAGAAATCAACCAATTTCAGGGTCATCAGGGTTATGTCATTAGTGTGAGTTTCAGCCCCGATGGAAAAACCATTGCTACGGCATCTGATGACAATACAGCGCGGTTGTGGCCTGTGCGGTATTTGGACAGGGCTTTAAAGGATGGTTGTGTGTGGTTGCAGGATTATTTGCAGAATAATACGGGTTTGAGTGAGGAGGAGAGGCGGTTGTGTGATGATATTTGA
- a CDS encoding rhodanese-like domain-containing protein, with protein MMSNLVADVNDLKLCLEWGQPAFTIVDVRDRFTYNHGHITGAISIPVDDLYARATSSLHQERQICVYGETDIQATTAVKILQAAGFKNVSEIPGGLAAWKKIGGATEGV; from the coding sequence CTGATGAGTAATTTAGTTGCTGATGTTAATGATTTAAAGTTGTGTCTCGAATGGGGTCAACCCGCTTTCACAATTGTTGATGTACGCGATCGCTTCACTTACAATCATGGTCATATCACAGGAGCAATTTCTATCCCTGTAGATGATTTGTACGCACGCGCTACATCCAGTTTACATCAAGAGCGTCAAATCTGCGTTTACGGGGAAACTGATATTCAAGCGACCACAGCAGTGAAAATATTACAAGCTGCTGGGTTTAAAAATGTCTCAGAAATTCCTGGTGGTTTAGCTGCTTGGAAAAAAATTGGTGGTGCTACAGAAGGAGTGTAA
- a CDS encoding serine hydrolase has product MVFFHQDEQLQHLGNEILEATWSKFDSLAHNQIALTWVVYDPPVPVNTGGALTPDAFWNHAVRGFDYRGGERIYPASVVKLFYLVAVHEWLEKGMTNTSKELERALSDMIIDSSNNATSLIVDILSGTTSGPELPTGPFETWKYQRNIINRYYQSLGWEEMANINVCQKTWGDGPYGRERAFYGEMFANRNMLTTNAIARLLHSIVGGVAVSSSRSQQMMSLLKRSLNPAELPQDVEEDQVTGFLGGGLPENSQIWSKAGWTSSVRHDAAYIELPEQRPYLLVVFTEGKAQAKSRDILPFISQQVARVVSNL; this is encoded by the coding sequence ATGGTTTTTTTCCATCAAGACGAACAATTACAACATCTGGGTAATGAAATTTTAGAGGCAACTTGGTCAAAATTTGATAGTTTAGCCCATAATCAAATTGCTTTAACTTGGGTTGTTTATGACCCTCCTGTGCCGGTAAATACTGGCGGTGCTTTGACTCCTGATGCTTTTTGGAATCATGCAGTCAGGGGTTTTGATTATCGTGGTGGAGAACGCATATATCCCGCCAGCGTGGTGAAATTATTTTATTTGGTAGCGGTACATGAATGGTTAGAAAAAGGCATGACTAATACTTCTAAGGAATTAGAAAGAGCCTTGAGTGATATGATTATTGATTCTAGTAATAATGCTACCAGTTTAATTGTTGATATTCTCAGTGGTACTACTTCGGGGCCTGAGTTACCTACTGGGCCTTTTGAAACTTGGAAATATCAAAGAAATATTATTAACCGCTATTATCAATCTTTAGGTTGGGAAGAAATGGCAAATATTAATGTTTGTCAAAAAACCTGGGGTGATGGCCCTTATGGAAGAGAAAGGGCTTTTTATGGGGAAATGTTTGCAAATCGGAATATGCTAACAACTAATGCTATTGCCCGATTATTACATAGTATAGTCGGTGGGGTGGCGGTTTCTAGCAGTAGATCCCAACAAATGATGTCTTTACTCAAACGCAGTCTTAACCCAGCAGAATTACCCCAAGATGTGGAAGAAGACCAGGTTACAGGCTTCTTAGGCGGTGGTTTACCTGAAAATAGTCAAATTTGGTCAAAAGCAGGTTGGACAAGTTCTGTCCGCCATGATGCAGCTTATATTGAATTACCTGAACAACGTCCTTATCTTTTAGTGGTATTTACAGAAGGGAAAGCACAAGCTAAAAGTCGGGATATTTTACCTTTTATTTCTCAACAAGTAGCCAGGGTGGTTAGCAATTTATAG